One genomic segment of Acinetobacter oleivorans DR1 includes these proteins:
- a CDS encoding DUF1853 family protein, which yields MNIASVKTSYFEPWLQFQHPIVRQLAFCIASPNLLCQIPKSLDIQHHFKLHTSEFWEVHFQNYLPRLKELDQTPEPLIRFLSQLKSTRLGLRFEHLLWFWLQEDQYHPYQLLGHSIQKIEGAKTLGELDFLILNKETQEIEHWEVALKYYLGEADLHLEQWIGLNRQDTLSKKLYHFTNKQFQFSEALNFEIQQRFSVLKGQLYLPLDLNLQQLLPDWINLQRRLGYWGTTIPHSSFYRLERQEWLCPNNQPSSAPAHWWTDGLYCKNGQEVLFYMFRHPSYLKFKCNFQKFK from the coding sequence ATGAATATTGCCTCAGTTAAAACGTCCTATTTCGAGCCATGGCTTCAATTTCAACACCCTATAGTTAGACAACTCGCTTTTTGTATTGCTAGTCCAAATTTACTTTGTCAAATACCAAAAAGCTTAGATATACAACATCATTTCAAGTTACATACAAGTGAGTTTTGGGAGGTTCATTTTCAAAACTATTTGCCGCGTTTGAAAGAGCTTGATCAAACTCCAGAGCCTTTAATTCGGTTTTTATCTCAGCTTAAAAGTACACGCTTAGGTTTACGCTTTGAGCATCTACTCTGGTTTTGGTTGCAAGAGGATCAGTATCATCCCTATCAACTATTAGGACATAGTATTCAAAAAATTGAGGGAGCAAAAACTTTAGGAGAACTAGATTTTTTAATTTTAAATAAAGAAACTCAAGAAATTGAACATTGGGAGGTAGCCTTAAAATATTATCTAGGTGAGGCAGATTTACATTTAGAACAATGGATTGGCTTAAACCGTCAGGATACTTTAAGCAAAAAGCTTTATCATTTTACGAACAAACAATTTCAGTTTTCTGAAGCCTTAAACTTTGAAATTCAACAACGTTTTTCGGTTTTAAAGGGTCAGCTTTATCTTCCTCTAGATTTAAATTTACAACAGCTGCTACCTGACTGGATAAATTTACAGCGTCGTTTAGGGTATTGGGGCACCACAATTCCTCATTCTTCTTTTTATCGATTAGAAAGACAGGAATGGCTGTGTCCAAATAATCAACCTAGTTCCGCCCCAGCACATTGGTGGACAGACGGTTTATATTGTAAAAATGGTCAGGAAGTTCTGTTTTATATGTTTAGACATCCTTCATATTTAAAATTTAAGTGCAACTTCCAGAAATTTAAATAA
- a CDS encoding YdcF family protein yields the protein MQVSKWIRIFLAIIGSILFLDGLVLICLNKINVGTIIPFILGTFFCLYSLFYYHLERFFFYHYRLHTFWRFGWLCFWIWLIGLGYFFSFIKENKDTSDNIPPVRAIIVLGSGVENGQPSKILAKRLDTAAPLALKQQQAKVVLTGGLDFSEKESEALVMSRYLQQKYHIAKERMILEDKSTSTELNLKNSQPLLAQQHINLNQPIAIVTSDFHIPRAVAIAKKQGYTQVYGVAAETPLATRYNAWLREYFAYASGWLLNEY from the coding sequence ATGCAAGTCAGTAAGTGGATCCGTATTTTCCTAGCAATCATTGGTTCGATTTTATTTCTAGATGGATTAGTTTTAATTTGTCTCAATAAAATTAATGTAGGCACAATTATTCCTTTCATTTTAGGTACTTTCTTCTGCCTATATTCTTTATTTTATTATCATTTAGAACGCTTTTTCTTCTACCACTATCGCTTACATACATTTTGGCGTTTTGGGTGGCTATGCTTCTGGATATGGCTAATTGGCTTAGGCTATTTCTTTAGTTTTATTAAAGAAAATAAAGATACTTCAGATAATATTCCTCCAGTAAGAGCAATTATTGTCTTAGGAAGCGGTGTCGAAAATGGCCAACCATCTAAAATTCTTGCAAAACGTTTAGATACAGCTGCCCCTTTAGCGCTTAAACAACAGCAAGCAAAAGTTGTTTTAACAGGTGGTTTAGACTTTTCAGAAAAAGAAAGCGAAGCATTAGTGATGTCTCGTTATCTTCAGCAAAAGTATCATATTGCAAAAGAACGGATGATTCTTGAAGATAAAAGTACCAGCACTGAGCTTAATTTGAAAAATAGTCAACCACTATTAGCACAGCAGCACATTAACTTAAACCAACCAATTGCTATTGTGACAAGTGATTTTCATATTCCTAGAGCAGTAGCAATTGCAAAGAAACAGGGCTATACCCAAGTTTATGGAGTAGCAGCCGAAACACCTTTAGCTACTCGCTACAATGCATGGTTACGTGAATATTTCGCGTATGCGAGTGGATGGCTTCTAAACGAATATTAA
- the dapE gene encoding succinyl-diaminopimelate desuccinylase → MNHSDTLSLSLELLQQPSVTPVDHTCQTIMADRLRQVGFHIEPMRFGDVDNLWARRGTEEPVFCFAGHTDVVPTGKLEAWNSDPFAPEIRDGKLYGRGSADMKTALAAMVVASERFVAKHPNHKGSIAFLITSDEEGPAVNGTVKVIETLEERNEKIKWCLVGEPSSTHKLGDIVKNGRRGSLNAVLKVQGKQGHVAYPHLALNPIHEASPALTELCQTVWDNGNEYFPATSFQISNIHSGTGATNVIPGTLEVTFNFRYSTEVTAEQLKQRVHEILDKHALKYEIVWNLSGLPFLTPIGELVNAAQTAILNVTGTETELSTSGGTSDGRFIAPTGAQVLELGVLNATIHQINEHVDVHDLDPLTDIYEQILENLLAK, encoded by the coding sequence ATGAACCATTCAGATACTCTCTCGCTTAGCCTAGAACTTTTACAACAACCTTCTGTTACTCCAGTTGATCATACTTGTCAGACCATCATGGCAGACCGCTTACGCCAAGTTGGTTTTCATATTGAACCAATGCGTTTTGGTGATGTAGATAATCTCTGGGCACGCCGCGGAACTGAAGAGCCTGTATTTTGTTTTGCAGGTCATACTGATGTCGTTCCGACAGGTAAATTAGAAGCATGGAATTCAGACCCATTTGCACCTGAAATCCGCGATGGAAAATTATATGGTCGCGGTTCGGCAGATATGAAAACAGCTTTGGCAGCTATGGTTGTCGCATCTGAGCGTTTTGTAGCAAAACATCCAAACCATAAAGGTTCTATCGCATTTCTGATTACTTCAGATGAGGAAGGCCCTGCTGTTAACGGTACGGTCAAGGTTATTGAGACTCTTGAAGAACGTAACGAAAAAATTAAATGGTGTTTGGTAGGTGAACCCTCAAGTACGCATAAATTAGGTGATATTGTTAAAAATGGGCGTCGTGGTTCGCTTAATGCAGTATTAAAGGTCCAAGGTAAACAAGGTCATGTTGCTTATCCACATTTAGCACTTAACCCAATTCATGAGGCATCACCCGCTTTAACAGAGCTATGCCAAACTGTTTGGGATAATGGAAATGAATATTTCCCCGCAACATCATTTCAGATTTCAAATATTCATTCTGGAACTGGTGCAACCAACGTAATTCCGGGTACTTTAGAAGTTACTTTTAACTTCCGTTATTCAACAGAAGTAACAGCTGAACAGCTTAAACAACGTGTTCATGAGATTTTAGATAAACACGCTTTAAAATATGAAATCGTTTGGAATTTGTCTGGTTTACCTTTCCTGACTCCAATCGGTGAACTCGTTAATGCCGCTCAAACTGCTATTTTAAATGTAACTGGCACTGAAACTGAGCTTTCAACAAGTGGTGGTACTTCTGACGGACGTTTTATTGCTCCGACAGGTGCACAGGTATTGGAATTAGGGGTTCTTAACGCAACAATTCATCAAATTAATGAACATGTTGACGTGCATGACCTCGATCCCCTGACTGATATTTATGAGCAAATTTTAGAAAATTTATTAGCTAAGTAA
- a CDS encoding YbaN family protein, with protein MRTLFWRSLVVIFITLGIIGAILPGMPTTVFLILAAWAASKGWPQMDNWLLNHPKYGPTLRDWRANGTVPRKAKWIASIMMAISGMIMLFTSAPLLVKVFTDLTMFIVAVWLWLRPEPKIKD; from the coding sequence ATGCGAACATTGTTCTGGCGCTCTTTAGTTGTGATTTTTATCACGCTAGGCATTATTGGAGCAATTTTACCAGGTATGCCAACAACAGTGTTTTTGATTCTGGCTGCTTGGGCTGCGTCAAAAGGCTGGCCACAAATGGATAATTGGTTGTTAAATCATCCTAAATATGGTCCAACGCTACGTGATTGGCGAGCCAATGGCACAGTGCCTCGTAAAGCAAAGTGGATTGCAAGCATAATGATGGCGATTAGCGGAATGATCATGCTATTCACTTCAGCACCACTTTTAGTCAAGGTTTTTACTGATCTTACTATGTTCATCGTTGCAGTTTGGTTATGGCTACGCCCTGAGCCAAAAATAAAAGATTGA
- a CDS encoding hybrid sensor histidine kinase/response regulator encodes MKEILKTLTEAMMLPEDSYSQQDAEFLDIFVEEIEEIFVELQSLIHEWMQSKNVATLTEIRRHFHTLKGSGRMIAAKSSAELAWTVEDTLNRIINESLTLTPNIQQYVQLVFKFYFFKLVDDFKSKKEHAVDFRPLILLGQQLQQQQSLEPALEELLLLSDTLTAETKTGLEVNDLEQASDNLILETTIESEHNLAETLVLFMEEAEEHLATIDQFLEQEIHQHESYNALIRALHTLRGSSAMAQVEAIFDASTKVEHLFKILLQEELSSHSEEILLLRDYRQFIRNCLDLLAAYCSNDQLDSNLKQFNQVWDAYMEQHGEHSSPLMPPHGLVSQLLQLNVSELLDAELDFEKGIRSEFPHYLERLSEQADLLLQHTQSQAMVGLYEYTNQLKDSYDVLLDRPDLLQSDYVFEIYQKAHQQLIQLFDALAAGQRVSIIEQHQNVLEELKLYTQHIPSLNSEPLDNQDVVESLFSVDVEQTSDESPASIESVLTDHVAMSQSMHLDRQFMTTEHVNRYFDPELLDIFLEEADELLEGMDTDLNIWVNDQENFAALNNLMRYLHTLKGGANMIQANYIGLIAHELESIYERIIQRQLVASSALIDFIRLVQDDLADRLQIVREQHLDYAASHTIQALKSAGKVYESLGSVVKEMQAESETDVIPELNVEVLQQEAINDTALNLDELTSNFEQIVESNTRLVEHTELQIFDAEGYTDSIQDQDIDSVVEQTFMEEAAELLEMADHLLKQWFEQRTNRSILLQLQRAVHSLKGGSRMLGLETVQAIAYQLENAFEKFALYHFSSNIYDNLLESAIVWLKEAIFKQNYQHFDGLQHSLENIQFIETAIQIPSKLTRTDLFGTEPVMSFVQGDGTEPPPMIGAWEQTQHLEQNNEMIRVSADLIEKMIDLSGENSINRSRIEMDLSQFGHTLVEMELAIQRLADQLRRMEGELETQIIAKHGIEHSRYTEFDPLEMDQYSSLNQLSKSLAESASDLVDFKNTLSEKIRDTESLLVQQSRIQAEIQEGLMRTRLVPFSRLLPRLQRIVRQTSTALDRPAELFVNNTEGELDRTMLERLVTPLEHMLRNAIDHGLEDRVQREQAKKPETGRIELNIHRQGTDVVVTFKDDGRGIDIEKVRQKALLSGLINSEQVLEHQDILQLIFHPGLSTADQVTQISGRGVGLDVVQSDIKALGGHVTVDSVYGQGTIFTIRVPTTVAVSDALMVKVADQQFAIPLAQIDRIVRVSPTSLEQYFGSAQEFFEFENKRYPLRYLSEFVGNQPIPRLSGMMYSLPVLMIKANNGQTIALLVDQLIGSRAQIVVKPIGQQFSSIGAIAGATILGDGQVCLILDGQNIARQIQSTRRHKSLNETVYRQRESDERRLIMIVDDSVTVRKVTTRLLERQGYDVVTAKDGIDAIEQLENIKPDLMLLDIEMPRMDGFEVLNLVRHHDLHQHMPVIMITSRTGEKHRERAFALGVNQYMGKPFQEEDLLHNIDAFFTTREEELA; translated from the coding sequence ATGAAAGAAATATTAAAAACTTTAACTGAAGCAATGATGCTACCGGAAGATAGCTATTCTCAACAAGATGCTGAATTTCTTGATATCTTCGTTGAAGAAATTGAAGAAATTTTTGTTGAATTGCAATCTTTGATTCATGAATGGATGCAATCTAAAAATGTTGCTACGCTGACTGAGATCCGTCGCCATTTTCATACCTTGAAAGGTTCAGGGCGAATGATTGCAGCGAAATCCTCTGCTGAGCTTGCTTGGACTGTAGAAGATACGCTTAATCGGATCATCAATGAGAGTCTCACATTAACTCCTAACATCCAACAATATGTTCAGTTGGTATTTAAGTTCTATTTCTTTAAATTAGTAGATGACTTTAAATCTAAAAAGGAACATGCAGTAGATTTTAGACCTCTTATTTTATTGGGACAACAATTACAACAACAGCAAAGTTTAGAGCCTGCTTTAGAAGAACTTTTATTATTGTCTGATACTCTCACTGCGGAAACTAAAACTGGTTTAGAGGTGAATGATTTAGAGCAGGCGTCAGATAATTTAATCCTAGAAACCACGATAGAAAGTGAACATAATCTTGCTGAAACCTTAGTTTTATTTATGGAAGAAGCGGAAGAGCATTTAGCGACCATTGATCAATTTTTAGAACAAGAAATACATCAGCACGAGAGTTATAATGCGCTCATACGTGCATTACATACATTGCGCGGTAGCTCGGCAATGGCTCAGGTCGAAGCAATTTTTGATGCTAGTACGAAGGTTGAGCATTTATTCAAAATCTTATTACAAGAAGAACTTTCTTCTCATTCAGAAGAGATATTACTACTCCGTGATTACAGACAGTTTATTCGAAATTGTTTAGATCTATTAGCTGCGTATTGCTCTAATGACCAATTAGATTCTAATCTGAAACAGTTTAACCAAGTTTGGGATGCTTATATGGAGCAGCATGGGGAGCATTCAAGCCCACTCATGCCTCCACATGGTCTGGTATCTCAGCTGTTACAGCTCAATGTTTCAGAATTACTTGATGCAGAGTTAGATTTTGAGAAAGGAATTCGTTCTGAGTTTCCTCATTATCTTGAACGATTAAGTGAACAAGCTGACTTGTTACTGCAACATACTCAGTCTCAGGCCATGGTTGGTTTATATGAATATACGAACCAACTAAAAGATAGCTATGACGTATTGCTTGATCGACCTGATTTATTGCAATCAGATTATGTTTTTGAAATTTATCAGAAAGCACATCAACAATTAATTCAGTTATTTGACGCATTAGCTGCGGGTCAACGAGTTAGTATTATTGAGCAACACCAAAATGTTTTGGAAGAGCTAAAACTATATACCCAACATATTCCAAGCCTTAATTCTGAACCATTAGATAATCAGGATGTTGTTGAGTCATTATTTAGTGTTGATGTAGAACAAACATCAGATGAATCTCCGGCATCTATCGAAAGTGTATTAACTGATCATGTAGCAATGAGTCAGAGTATGCATTTAGATCGCCAATTCATGACTACTGAGCACGTAAATCGTTATTTTGATCCAGAACTGTTAGATATTTTTCTTGAAGAAGCCGATGAGTTGCTTGAAGGAATGGATACAGATCTTAATATTTGGGTTAATGATCAAGAGAACTTTGCTGCTCTTAATAACCTGATGCGTTATTTGCATACCTTAAAAGGTGGGGCAAATATGATTCAGGCAAATTATATTGGTTTAATTGCACATGAATTAGAAAGTATTTATGAGCGCATCATTCAAAGACAGTTGGTTGCTTCATCTGCTCTTATTGATTTTATCCGTCTGGTTCAAGATGATTTAGCTGACCGTCTACAAATAGTACGTGAGCAGCACCTAGATTATGCGGCTTCTCATACTATTCAAGCGCTTAAGAGTGCCGGTAAGGTATATGAGTCACTTGGCTCTGTTGTTAAAGAGATGCAAGCAGAGTCTGAAACAGATGTTATACCAGAATTAAATGTTGAAGTATTACAGCAAGAAGCTATAAACGATACTGCGTTAAATCTCGATGAGTTAACTTCTAATTTTGAGCAGATTGTTGAGTCTAATACTCGACTTGTTGAGCACACAGAATTACAAATTTTTGATGCAGAAGGCTATACAGACAGTATCCAAGATCAGGATATTGATTCTGTTGTCGAGCAGACATTTATGGAGGAAGCGGCCGAACTGTTAGAGATGGCCGATCATCTGTTAAAGCAATGGTTTGAACAGCGTACCAATCGTAGTATCTTGCTTCAGCTACAAAGAGCAGTGCACAGTTTGAAGGGTGGTTCCCGTATGTTGGGACTAGAAACTGTGCAAGCAATTGCTTATCAACTTGAGAATGCTTTTGAAAAATTTGCGCTTTATCATTTTAGCTCAAATATTTATGACAACTTATTAGAGAGTGCGATTGTCTGGCTAAAAGAGGCAATTTTTAAGCAAAATTATCAACATTTCGATGGATTACAGCATAGTCTAGAAAATATTCAGTTTATTGAAACGGCAATTCAAATTCCGAGTAAATTGACTAGAACTGATCTATTTGGCACGGAACCTGTAATGAGTTTTGTGCAAGGTGATGGTACAGAACCACCGCCAATGATAGGTGCATGGGAACAAACGCAGCATCTTGAACAAAACAATGAGATGATTCGTGTTTCAGCAGATTTAATCGAGAAAATGATTGATTTGTCTGGTGAAAATTCGATTAACCGTTCACGAATTGAAATGGATCTCAGTCAATTTGGTCATACGCTCGTGGAAATGGAATTAGCCATTCAACGACTTGCGGACCAGTTACGTCGAATGGAAGGCGAATTAGAAACCCAGATTATTGCAAAACACGGTATTGAGCACTCTCGTTATACAGAGTTTGATCCTCTAGAGATGGATCAATACTCTTCATTAAATCAATTATCGAAATCACTTGCCGAATCTGCATCAGACTTAGTGGATTTCAAAAATACTTTATCTGAAAAAATCAGAGATACCGAAAGTTTATTGGTACAGCAATCACGTATTCAGGCCGAAATCCAAGAAGGGCTAATGCGAACTCGTCTAGTACCATTCTCTCGATTGCTACCTCGTTTACAACGAATTGTGAGACAGACTTCTACTGCATTGGATCGACCAGCAGAGCTTTTTGTTAATAATACTGAAGGTGAGCTAGACCGAACAATGCTAGAGCGTTTGGTTACACCGCTTGAGCACATGCTTCGAAATGCAATTGACCACGGTCTAGAAGATCGTGTGCAACGCGAACAAGCAAAAAAACCAGAAACTGGACGTATTGAACTAAATATTCACCGTCAAGGTACGGATGTTGTTGTTACATTTAAAGATGATGGTCGAGGTATTGATATTGAGAAGGTCCGTCAAAAGGCCCTCTTATCTGGTTTAATTAATTCTGAACAAGTCTTAGAACATCAAGATATTTTGCAGTTGATTTTCCATCCAGGGTTAAGTACAGCCGATCAAGTCACTCAGATTTCAGGTCGTGGTGTAGGGCTTGATGTTGTACAAAGTGATATTAAAGCTTTGGGCGGACATGTGACTGTTGACTCTGTTTATGGGCAAGGAACAATCTTTACCATACGTGTTCCAACCACAGTAGCTGTTAGTGATGCCTTAATGGTTAAAGTTGCTGATCAACAATTTGCAATTCCGTTAGCTCAAATTGATCGAATTGTTCGAGTTTCACCAACATCATTAGAACAGTATTTTGGAAGTGCACAAGAGTTCTTTGAATTTGAAAATAAACGCTATCCATTACGCTATTTATCTGAGTTTGTTGGTAATCAGCCGATTCCACGTTTAAGTGGGATGATGTATTCGCTACCAGTATTAATGATTAAGGCCAATAATGGACAAACAATTGCATTATTGGTTGATCAGCTTATTGGTTCACGAGCGCAGATTGTAGTTAAGCCAATCGGGCAGCAGTTCTCTAGTATTGGTGCGATTGCAGGTGCAACTATTTTAGGTGATGGTCAAGTTTGTCTCATTTTAGATGGACAAAATATTGCTCGCCAAATTCAGTCTACTCGTCGACATAAGTCGCTCAATGAGACTGTCTATAGACAACGCGAGTCTGACGAACGCCGTCTCATTATGATTGTAGATGACTCTGTTACAGTCCGTAAGGTGACGACTCGTTTACTCGAACGCCAAGGCTATGACGTAGTCACTGCTAAAGATGGTATTGATGCAATTGAGCAGTTGGAAAATATTAAACCAGATCTGATGTTGCTTGATATTGAAATGCCACGAATGGATGGTTTTGAGGTACTTAACCTCGTACGACATCATGATCTACATCAACATATGCCAGTCATTATGATTACATCAAGAACTGGCGAAAAACACCGTGAACGAGCATTTGCTTTAGGGGTCAACCAATACATGGGTAAACCTTTCCAAGAAGAAGACTTACTTCACAATATTGATGCTTTTTTCACGACACGTGAAGAGGAACTTGCCTAA
- a CDS encoding entericidin A/B family lipoprotein, translated as MMKKVLAASVMIAVVLTGCNTFKGFGKDVSKAGDAVTNTAEKTQDKM; from the coding sequence ATGATGAAAAAAGTTTTAGCTGCTTCTGTCATGATTGCTGTTGTTTTAACAGGCTGTAATACGTTTAAGGGTTTTGGTAAAGATGTTTCTAAAGCAGGTGATGCTGTAACGAATACTGCTGAAAAAACACAAGATAAAATGTAA
- a CDS encoding PepSY domain-containing protein: MFKKILFQIHWFLGITAGLILSIMGVTGAIYSYDQQILKWVNSDSYVVQAENTPKLTPAQLYQHFNTTQPEIKINSITIAKDPTSSSVVNIEKEGERRGYNMMVNPYNAQILPDVKGRKLLLLIQQIHRNLTAGEVGKQITGACALMLIYFVLSGLYLRWPKKHSARQWLAVKPKLKGRNFIWDLHAVVGTWVIVFYLLFACTGLYWSYDWWRSGMFKVMGVEQPKPQGHGATPQNRGMQQGKHSDRNKDKKSEPQLDNTQLITALNQTWSGFNSQVGRDYSTLTLNLPKKDDGKVELSFVDATPQHERARNQAIYNYQTGNIEKMELYEDKKLNQKIMSSMLPVHRGSFFGPIYQFAAMLASLAMPLFLVTGWMLYLKRRKQKKLTQAARQSLAGQYIDLNAKPWLITYATQTGVAEQLAWSTATSLQEAHQPVQVIPVQQLTQFDLEQHEQVLFVISTYGTGDAPDLATSFAKKLLKADLDLKHINYAVLALGSKEYPDTYCSFGHVVDLWLKTNGAHALFSTIEVDNANLSDIQNWNQALAKATKLDLHAVNLEKVFDTWVLQQRDLLNPNSLGQPAYNIELNAKHEALWQAGDIAEIQPGNSPERIHDFLQKHHILKNTKVDSLQISIEKALWNKDLTGEIEPFANLDHLLEQLPTLPTREYSIASIPSQQVLRLVVRQQYDASGNLGLGSGWLTQHTQVNNEIALRIRTNESFHLIDDNRPIICIGNGTGIAGLMSLLHTRTRHNYTENWLIFGERQRACDFFYESTIEAWKTTGMLKRLDLAFSRDQEQRMYVQDVIRQNAAELVSWIERGAILYVCGSIDGMASGVDQALIEILGEEQVDDLRQQGRYRRDVY; the protein is encoded by the coding sequence ATGTTTAAAAAAATTTTATTTCAAATTCATTGGTTTCTGGGTATTACTGCTGGCCTCATCTTATCCATTATGGGTGTAACAGGTGCAATTTATTCTTATGATCAACAAATTTTAAAATGGGTGAATTCTGATAGTTATGTTGTTCAAGCTGAAAACACTCCAAAGTTAACCCCTGCTCAGCTATATCAACATTTCAATACAACTCAGCCTGAAATTAAAATTAATAGCATTACGATTGCCAAGGACCCCACCTCTTCTTCTGTTGTAAATATTGAAAAAGAAGGTGAACGTCGTGGCTACAATATGATGGTTAATCCATATAACGCTCAAATTCTGCCAGATGTGAAAGGCCGAAAGTTGTTGTTACTCATACAACAAATTCACCGTAATTTAACAGCTGGCGAAGTTGGTAAACAAATTACTGGTGCTTGCGCACTCATGTTAATTTACTTTGTACTCAGTGGGTTATATTTACGCTGGCCTAAAAAGCATTCTGCTCGTCAATGGCTCGCTGTGAAGCCGAAACTCAAAGGCCGAAATTTTATTTGGGATCTACATGCTGTTGTGGGTACGTGGGTCATTGTTTTTTATCTGCTTTTCGCATGTACAGGTCTATATTGGTCTTATGACTGGTGGCGTAGTGGCATGTTCAAAGTGATGGGAGTTGAACAACCTAAACCACAAGGTCATGGTGCTACTCCTCAAAATCGCGGAATGCAACAAGGTAAACACTCTGACCGCAATAAAGATAAAAAATCAGAACCTCAATTAGATAATACTCAGCTCATTACAGCACTTAATCAAACATGGAGTGGCTTCAATAGTCAGGTCGGACGTGATTATTCGACACTAACATTGAACTTACCGAAAAAAGATGATGGAAAAGTTGAGTTAAGCTTTGTCGATGCTACGCCACAACATGAGCGTGCACGTAACCAAGCCATCTATAATTATCAAACTGGTAATATCGAAAAGATGGAGCTTTACGAAGATAAAAAGCTTAATCAAAAGATCATGAGCAGCATGTTACCAGTGCATCGTGGTAGTTTCTTTGGACCAATTTATCAGTTTGCTGCCATGCTTGCTTCATTGGCAATGCCTTTGTTCTTGGTTACAGGATGGATGCTTTATCTTAAACGCCGTAAACAGAAAAAATTAACACAGGCGGCTCGTCAGTCTTTAGCTGGACAATACATTGATCTAAATGCGAAACCTTGGCTTATTACCTATGCAACTCAAACAGGTGTAGCCGAACAACTCGCTTGGAGTACAGCAACAAGTTTACAAGAAGCTCATCAACCTGTTCAGGTTATACCTGTACAGCAGCTAACACAGTTTGATTTAGAGCAGCATGAGCAAGTTCTATTTGTGATCAGTACTTATGGTACTGGTGATGCACCAGATCTCGCCACAAGCTTTGCTAAAAAGCTTTTAAAAGCAGATCTAGATCTTAAACACATTAACTATGCTGTTTTGGCATTAGGTTCTAAAGAATATCCTGATACTTATTGTAGCTTTGGGCATGTGGTAGACCTCTGGCTTAAAACTAATGGTGCTCATGCCCTCTTTAGTACAATTGAAGTTGATAATGCAAACTTATCCGATATTCAAAACTGGAATCAGGCACTCGCGAAAGCAACTAAATTAGATTTGCATGCGGTAAATTTAGAAAAAGTATTTGATACATGGGTACTGCAACAACGTGACCTACTCAATCCAAATAGCTTAGGTCAACCTGCTTATAATATTGAGCTTAATGCAAAGCACGAAGCACTATGGCAAGCGGGTGATATTGCTGAAATTCAACCTGGCAATAGCCCTGAACGTATTCACGACTTTTTGCAGAAGCATCATATTCTTAAAAACACAAAAGTTGATTCTTTACAGATTTCAATCGAAAAAGCTCTTTGGAATAAAGATTTAACGGGCGAAATTGAACCATTTGCGAATCTGGACCATTTATTAGAGCAGCTCCCTACTCTACCAACGCGAGAGTATTCGATTGCGAGTATTCCTTCTCAGCAAGTCCTTCGTTTGGTTGTACGCCAACAATATGATGCGTCTGGTAACTTAGGTTTAGGTTCGGGTTGGCTTACTCAACATACGCAAGTTAATAATGAAATTGCCTTGCGTATTCGTACCAATGAATCATTCCATCTTATTGATGATAACCGCCCTATTATTTGTATTGGTAACGGAACAGGTATTGCTGGCTTAATGAGCCTATTACACACCCGTACACGTCATAATTACACTGAAAACTGGTTAATCTTTGGTGAACGTCAAAGAGCCTGTGATTTCTTCTATGAATCAACTATTGAGGCATGGAAAACCACAGGAATGTTAAAACGCCTCGATTTAGCATTTTCGAGAGATCAAGAACAACGTATGTATGTTCAAGATGTAATCCGTCAGAATGCAGCAGAATTAGTAAGCTGGATAGAACGCGGTGCTATTCTGTATGTATGCGGTAGTATTGATGGTATGGCAAGCGGAGTTGATCAAGCACTTATCGAAATTCTGGGTGAAGAACAGGTAGATGATTTAAGACAACAAGGTCGTTACCGCCGTGATGTTTATTAA
- the elsL gene encoding cell wall-recycling L,D-carboxypeptidase ElsL, with protein sequence MSQFKLEDADVLIDLVNQTLTLPKHNKFYVISTGKNGIGEQENTGRTPRGWHRVAKKIGAESPQNAVFIARKPTGEVYSTELATQYPERDWILSRILWLDGLEEGFNKGEGHDTMQRYIYIHGTPDTQPMGVPMSHGCVRMRNEEIIELFDLVAEDALVYLSEQSLT encoded by the coding sequence ATGTCTCAATTTAAGCTCGAAGATGCTGATGTTCTTATCGATTTAGTGAACCAAACATTAACTTTGCCTAAACATAATAAGTTTTATGTTATTTCTACAGGAAAGAATGGAATCGGTGAGCAGGAAAATACGGGTAGAACACCACGCGGATGGCATAGAGTGGCAAAGAAAATTGGTGCCGAGTCCCCACAAAATGCAGTTTTTATTGCACGTAAGCCAACAGGGGAGGTTTATAGCACTGAGTTAGCTACCCAATATCCTGAACGAGACTGGATACTTTCTCGTATTCTTTGGTTAGATGGCCTAGAAGAAGGTTTTAATAAAGGCGAAGGTCACGACACCATGCAGCGTTACATTTACATTCATGGGACTCCAGACACGCAACCAATGGGGGTGCCAATGTCACATGGCTGCGTTCGAATGCGTAATGAAGAAATCATTGAGCTATTTGATTTAGTTGCTGAAGATGCGTTAGTTTATTTATCTGAACAATCTTTAACCTGA